In Aequorivita sp. H23M31, a single window of DNA contains:
- a CDS encoding PLP-dependent cysteine synthase family protein encodes MEYAENILGTIGNTPMVKINKIIGDIPALVLAKYETFNPGNSVKDRMALTMIEDAEADGRLKPGGTIIEGTSGNTGMGLALAAIVKGYKMICVISDKQSKEKVDILRAVGSEVVVCPTDVAPDDPRSYYSVSRRLAEETPNSWYVNQYDNPSNTKAHYQSTGPEIWRQTDGKVTHFVVGVGTGGTISGVGKYLKEQNPDIKVWGIDTYGSVFKKYHETGIFDENEIYPYITEGIGEDILPKNVDFSIIDGFTKVTDKDAAIYTQKLAKMEGFFLGNSAGAAIKGLLQLKEHFTKDDVVVVLFHDHGSRYVGKMYNDEWMREQGFVED; translated from the coding sequence ATGGAATACGCAGAAAATATCTTAGGAACCATCGGTAATACGCCAATGGTGAAAATCAATAAAATAATCGGGGATATTCCCGCTTTAGTGCTCGCCAAATATGAAACTTTTAACCCGGGAAACTCCGTTAAGGATCGGATGGCTTTAACAATGATCGAGGATGCCGAAGCCGATGGTAGGTTAAAACCTGGAGGAACTATTATCGAAGGAACTTCCGGAAATACGGGTATGGGTCTGGCCCTTGCCGCCATCGTTAAGGGCTATAAAATGATCTGCGTAATCAGCGATAAACAGAGCAAGGAAAAAGTTGATATTCTTAGAGCTGTAGGCAGCGAAGTAGTTGTCTGTCCAACAGATGTAGCTCCAGATGATCCGCGCAGTTATTATTCCGTTTCTAGAAGATTGGCGGAAGAAACCCCTAATAGTTGGTATGTAAACCAATATGATAATCCGAGTAATACCAAAGCGCATTATCAAAGTACGGGTCCAGAAATCTGGAGACAGACCGATGGAAAAGTAACCCATTTTGTTGTAGGTGTTGGGACAGGTGGAACAATTAGCGGCGTTGGCAAATATTTAAAAGAACAAAATCCAGATATTAAAGTTTGGGGAATCGATACCTACGGAAGCGTTTTCAAAAAATATCATGAAACCGGAATTTTTGATGAAAATGAAATCTATCCTTATATCACCGAAGGTATTGGTGAAGATATTCTTCCGAAGAACGTGGATTTCAGCATAATCGATGGGTTTACAAAAGTAACGGATAAGGATGCGGCCATTTATACTCAAAAGCTAGCAAAAATGGAAGGTTTTTTCCTAGGAAATTCCGCCGGGGCAGCTATCAAAGGTTTACTTCAATTGAAAGAACATTTTACCAAAGATGATGTTGTTGTAGTCCTTTTCCACGATCACGGTAGTAGGTATGTCGGGAAGATGTACAATGACGAATGGATGCGCGAGCAGGGATTCGTAGAGGATTAA
- a CDS encoding DUF202 domain-containing protein — protein sequence MYFYSAMKNEAKKLFRFLRTKPVPVNTNEILALERTKLANERTLLSYIRSSLYLLLGGLALLQLEDLSRIHWLGYIALLVCVVFLGVGIIRYIVLSRRLYKWNRILFVDTIEENIQKRKETEVTVENQEAKNE from the coding sequence TTGTACTTTTATAGTGCTATGAAAAACGAGGCTAAAAAACTTTTCCGATTTTTACGAACCAAACCTGTACCTGTCAATACCAATGAAATATTGGCATTGGAACGAACAAAATTGGCCAACGAGCGAACATTACTATCCTATATTCGCTCGTCTCTGTATCTTTTACTGGGTGGGCTCGCTCTGCTTCAATTGGAAGATCTGAGCAGGATCCACTGGCTCGGCTATATAGCCTTATTGGTATGTGTTGTTTTTTTGGGTGTTGGTATCATTCGATATATTGTTTTGAGCCGTCGTCTGTATAAATGGAATCGCATTCTTTTTGTAGATACCATTGAAGAAAATATCCAAAAACGGAAGGAAACTGAAGTCACGGTCGAAAACCAAGAGGCAAAAAATGAGTAA
- a CDS encoding DUF2851 family protein, producing the protein MKEDFLHYVWKFQKLDNSSLNTSNGEKLQILSPGIHNLNAGPDFFNAQIEIDKQLWAGNLEIHVNSSDWYAHGHESDPAYDNVILHVVWEHDAKVFRKDGSSIPTLALKTLVQTSTLERYGKLFSKEKKWINCENDFAEVDSLIIENWLERLYIERLQMKEAFLLKELNASNNHWEELLFRMLCKNFGLNINGESFFSIAKSIDFSVLKKSSQNQRNLEALLLGQAGLLEDPKEDGYFQILKEEYDYLKRKFKLHNEGVITPGFFRLRPTNFPTIRLSQLAALYFMQHNLFSHVVTIQQVDEFYSLLKISASDYWDTHFNFGVLSKESKKRITKSFMDLLVINTFLPIKFCYAKQQGQDVSEEILKIALEIPSEKNGIIDKFNSLKNISKNAYHGQALLQLKKEYCDKNRCLQCAIGNSIVNRK; encoded by the coding sequence ATGAAAGAGGATTTTCTACATTATGTTTGGAAGTTTCAAAAACTCGATAATTCGTCTCTCAATACATCGAATGGCGAAAAACTTCAAATTTTAAGCCCCGGGATCCATAACCTGAATGCGGGTCCTGATTTTTTTAATGCCCAAATAGAAATTGACAAACAGTTATGGGCGGGCAATCTGGAAATTCATGTCAATTCATCCGATTGGTATGCGCACGGACATGAATCTGATCCTGCCTACGATAATGTGATCCTGCACGTGGTATGGGAGCATGACGCTAAGGTTTTCAGGAAAGATGGATCTTCAATTCCAACTCTTGCACTTAAAACTCTTGTTCAGACTAGCACCCTAGAACGATATGGGAAATTATTTTCAAAAGAGAAAAAGTGGATCAACTGTGAGAATGACTTTGCCGAAGTAGATTCGCTTATTATCGAAAATTGGTTGGAACGACTCTATATCGAAAGGTTGCAAATGAAGGAAGCTTTTTTGCTTAAAGAGTTGAACGCGAGCAATAATCATTGGGAGGAATTATTGTTTAGAATGCTGTGTAAAAATTTTGGTCTGAACATTAACGGAGAGTCATTTTTCAGCATCGCAAAGTCTATTGATTTTTCAGTTTTAAAAAAAAGCAGTCAGAATCAGCGCAATCTTGAAGCCTTGTTATTAGGGCAGGCAGGATTGCTTGAAGACCCTAAGGAGGACGGATATTTTCAAATACTAAAAGAGGAATACGACTATTTAAAAAGAAAATTCAAACTTCATAATGAAGGCGTAATTACTCCCGGATTTTTTAGGCTGCGACCCACTAATTTTCCAACCATTCGTCTTTCACAGCTTGCGGCACTTTATTTTATGCAGCACAATCTATTTTCACATGTAGTCACAATACAACAAGTTGATGAATTTTATTCTTTATTAAAAATTTCAGCTAGTGATTATTGGGATACACATTTCAATTTCGGAGTTTTATCGAAAGAAAGTAAAAAACGAATTACCAAAAGTTTTATGGACTTATTGGTAATCAATACCTTTCTTCCTATAAAGTTTTGTTATGCTAAGCAACAAGGTCAGGATGTTTCAGAAGAAATTTTAAAAATTGCATTAGAAATTCCTTCTGAAAAAAATGGGATTATCGATAAATTCAATTCCTTAAAAAATATATCCAAAAATGCTTACCACGGGCAAGCTTTACTTCAATTAAAAAAGGAATATTGCGATAAAAACCGCTGTTTGCAATGCGCCATTGGAAATTCTATAGTAAATAGAAAATAA
- a CDS encoding leucine-rich repeat domain-containing protein, producing MRTKFLFIFLYIFFGTLFSQTISIPDPNFKLKIIADGVDTNGDGEIQVSEALATTQLDVRSLNNDPNKITNLQGIEYFGNLIELNCSGNLLSTLDVTALTSLQILKAYFNELTSINVTGLVNLENLWVSGNQLPSLDLSTLQNLKWIFCSDNQLTALDLSALQSLETIWADNNQIETLDLLPQTNLGYIIVANNLLDHLDVNHLSDLEILYASNNNIDAIDVSNMPNLQILDVGGNQLEEIDCSSTGVDHLHCDNNPDLISINVQNGVISYSDPDGLDFGFLFYNLPSLESICMDPGEEQALADSGYDPENVVIYTGPNCTLSNTSFNVANTYVYPNPVDSDFNLSAFENITNYFLYDSLGRSITASTDYQFVKAKINSLQSGLYFLKIETLDISSETLRFVKK from the coding sequence ATGAGAACAAAATTCCTCTTTATATTTCTTTATATATTTTTCGGCACTCTTTTTTCCCAGACGATTTCCATACCGGATCCCAATTTTAAATTAAAGATCATAGCTGATGGGGTAGATACCAATGGTGATGGGGAAATACAAGTTAGTGAGGCTTTGGCAACTACACAACTTGACGTAAGATCATTGAACAATGACCCCAACAAAATTACCAATCTTCAGGGTATTGAATATTTTGGCAACTTGATTGAATTAAATTGCTCGGGCAATCTCTTGTCCACCTTGGATGTTACGGCACTCACCTCACTTCAAATTTTAAAAGCCTATTTTAATGAATTAACTTCAATAAACGTTACGGGGTTGGTTAACCTTGAAAATCTGTGGGTTAGTGGAAATCAGCTCCCATCCCTAGATTTAAGTACGCTTCAAAATTTGAAGTGGATTTTCTGCTCGGACAATCAATTGACAGCGCTGGACTTAAGTGCTCTTCAATCTTTGGAAACCATTTGGGCCGATAACAATCAAATTGAGACATTGGATCTTTTGCCTCAAACTAATTTGGGTTATATAATAGTTGCCAATAATCTTTTAGATCATTTGGACGTAAATCATCTCAGTGATTTAGAGATTTTATATGCCTCAAATAATAACATTGATGCCATTGATGTCTCTAATATGCCCAATTTGCAAATTCTTGATGTGGGAGGAAACCAGTTGGAGGAGATAGACTGCAGTTCAACAGGTGTGGATCATCTCCATTGCGACAATAACCCAGATTTAATTTCCATAAATGTTCAAAATGGAGTCATTTCCTATTCAGATCCAGACGGATTGGATTTTGGATTCCTCTTTTATAATTTACCAAGCCTAGAATCCATTTGCATGGACCCTGGGGAAGAGCAGGCGTTAGCAGATAGTGGTTACGACCCTGAAAATGTAGTGATATATACCGGTCCAAATTGTACACTTTCCAATACGTCGTTCAATGTGGCTAATACTTATGTTTATCCAAACCCAGTGGATTCCGATTTTAATTTATCTGCTTTTGAGAATATTACAAACTACTTTTTATATGATAGTTTAGGACGATCAATCACAGCTTCAACGGATTATCAGTTTGTGAAAGCAAAAATAAATTCGCTTCAATCTGGTTTGTACTTTCTAAAAATTGAAACCCTAGATATATCCAGCGAAACACTACGATTTGTAAAGAAATAA
- a CDS encoding PspC domain-containing protein yields the protein MKAIYSLRYYLEKRGFYVSSRLADRLGMRAKSVRLFFIYVSFATLGVGFAVYLTLAFLLKLKDLVNTKRSSVFDL from the coding sequence ATGAAGGCAATTTATTCCTTGCGTTATTATTTGGAAAAGAGGGGTTTCTATGTTTCCTCACGTCTCGCAGACCGACTTGGGATGCGCGCCAAGAGCGTTCGGTTATTTTTTATATATGTTTCTTTTGCCACTCTGGGGGTTGGATTTGCAGTCTATCTCACCTTAGCATTTCTTCTAAAATTAAAAGATTTGGTCAACACCAAACGTTCTTCCGTCTTTGATCTTTAA
- a CDS encoding alanine/glycine:cation symporter family protein translates to MKKYLLSLSTFLFPFIIFAQEQTTSEKIDSIFRDYTGWFVEGIFYEIPFSETFQIPWVLIVLIGGATYFTFYFKLINFTGFFTAIKVVRGKYEDIEKHGADTLYGDMTPNEQENLIETIRDDSADGEVSHFQALTAALSATVGLGNIAGVAVALSIGGPGATFWMIVAGLLGMASKFAECTLGVKFRDVGPDGTVYGGPMYYLKKGLAEKGMGGLGKVLAILFAIFVIGGSIGGGNMFQANQAAAQFVQLFELEGTSGAMWFGAVIAIVVAFVIIGGIKRIAKVTEKVVPFMAGIYVLGGLIILGVNYMHIGDAFSLIFEGAFSGLGIAGGLVGVMIQGIRRGAFSNEAGVGSAAIAHSAVRTKYPASEGIVALLEPFIDTVVICTMTALVIVITNFDNNIIQYGVPVAEGVQITAVAFDSVIPHFSIILTIAVILFAVSTMISWSYYGLQGWIFLFGRGKIKELVYKALFCIFIWIGSVISLGSVIDFSDAMIFAMVVPNIIGVVLLTPVIRKELKKYMNAIKIKHEAIDEGLEDLSKHL, encoded by the coding sequence ATGAAGAAATATCTTCTTTCGCTATCCACCTTTTTATTTCCATTTATCATTTTTGCTCAAGAGCAAACTACTTCAGAAAAAATTGATTCCATATTCAGAGATTATACGGGTTGGTTCGTTGAAGGTATATTCTACGAAATTCCTTTCTCCGAAACTTTTCAAATTCCGTGGGTTCTCATTGTGCTCATAGGAGGTGCGACCTATTTCACATTTTATTTTAAGCTGATAAACTTTACTGGATTTTTTACCGCAATAAAAGTGGTCCGTGGTAAATATGAAGATATCGAAAAACACGGTGCCGATACGCTTTATGGAGATATGACGCCCAACGAACAGGAAAACCTTATTGAAACCATTCGTGATGATAGCGCCGATGGCGAGGTTTCCCACTTTCAGGCATTGACGGCGGCATTGTCGGCAACCGTTGGCCTGGGGAATATTGCCGGTGTTGCCGTGGCCCTTTCCATAGGAGGTCCCGGTGCTACTTTTTGGATGATTGTTGCGGGATTGCTGGGGATGGCTTCAAAATTTGCAGAATGTACCTTAGGGGTAAAATTCCGTGATGTGGGCCCAGACGGTACAGTTTACGGTGGACCAATGTATTACTTAAAGAAGGGATTGGCCGAAAAAGGAATGGGCGGACTTGGAAAAGTACTGGCAATTCTTTTCGCAATCTTTGTTATTGGAGGTTCTATTGGTGGTGGTAATATGTTCCAGGCAAATCAGGCGGCTGCTCAATTTGTTCAGCTTTTTGAGTTGGAAGGAACTAGTGGAGCAATGTGGTTTGGGGCCGTAATCGCAATTGTGGTAGCTTTTGTAATTATCGGTGGAATAAAGCGGATTGCAAAAGTGACCGAAAAGGTTGTTCCGTTTATGGCAGGAATTTATGTGCTGGGCGGTCTAATTATTCTCGGAGTAAATTATATGCATATTGGCGATGCGTTTTCGTTGATTTTTGAAGGAGCTTTCTCAGGGCTCGGAATCGCTGGAGGACTTGTAGGAGTTATGATCCAAGGGATTCGTCGTGGGGCTTTTTCCAACGAAGCTGGGGTTGGTTCAGCAGCGATTGCCCACTCGGCAGTTAGAACTAAATATCCAGCATCTGAAGGGATTGTCGCTTTGTTAGAACCTTTTATTGATACAGTTGTTATTTGTACGATGACTGCCTTGGTTATTGTAATAACAAACTTTGATAACAATATTATACAGTATGGAGTGCCGGTAGCAGAGGGTGTCCAAATAACCGCGGTTGCTTTTGATAGTGTTATTCCACATTTCTCAATTATTCTTACTATCGCCGTAATTCTTTTCGCGGTTTCCACCATGATTTCGTGGTCATATTATGGATTGCAGGGGTGGATATTCCTATTTGGAAGAGGCAAGATTAAAGAACTGGTTTATAAAGCATTATTCTGTATATTTATCTGGATAGGTTCGGTTATAAGTTTAGGTTCCGTTATCGATTTTTCGGATGCTATGATTTTTGCAATGGTAGTGCCGAACATTATTGGAGTAGTGCTGCTAACTCCCGTAATTAGAAAGGAATTGAAAAAATATATGAATGCCATAAAGATTAAGCACGAGGCTATAGACGAAGGCTTGGAGGATTTGTCCAAGCATTTATAA
- a CDS encoding ComEA family DNA-binding protein — MELKSHFTFNRNQRSGILLLLLLIISLLCIYWFADFSEEDTLDTSSAEIVAIQKELDSLRLVELENRKPKIYPFNPNYITDFKGYTLGMSNEEIDRLLKFRKEGKWINSIADFKKVTGVSDSLLDEISPHFKFPDWVNNPKPTSNFFVRKNENGFVEKPFNQKIDLNLATAEQLQEVNGIGEALSKRIIEQREKLNGFSNDSQLYAVYGLNDEVVKRTLNLFTVKEPREILKLNVNTASASDIATIPGISFDLAKKIWEYRTLREKITDFQELEKIEGMSESKLRLIQLYLSIEKSVK; from the coding sequence ATGGAATTAAAATCCCACTTCACGTTCAATAGAAACCAACGAAGTGGGATTTTACTTTTGTTGCTGTTGATAATTTCTTTGCTGTGCATTTATTGGTTTGCAGATTTTTCTGAAGAAGATACTTTGGACACTTCTTCTGCTGAAATCGTCGCCATCCAAAAAGAATTGGATTCGCTACGTTTGGTAGAATTAGAAAATCGCAAACCCAAAATTTATCCGTTTAATCCAAATTATATCACCGATTTTAAAGGTTATACTCTTGGTATGTCCAATGAGGAAATCGACCGATTACTTAAATTTCGGAAAGAAGGAAAATGGATAAATTCCATTGCTGATTTTAAAAAAGTAACGGGAGTTTCAGATTCTCTTTTAGATGAAATCAGTCCTCATTTTAAATTTCCTGATTGGGTAAATAATCCGAAACCAACATCAAATTTTTTTGTTAGGAAGAATGAAAACGGTTTTGTAGAAAAACCATTCAACCAAAAAATTGATTTGAATTTAGCTACTGCAGAACAGTTGCAAGAAGTAAATGGAATAGGAGAGGCCCTTAGTAAGCGAATCATTGAACAGCGGGAAAAATTGAATGGTTTTTCAAATGATTCCCAACTCTACGCCGTTTATGGTCTTAATGACGAAGTAGTTAAACGGACCTTGAACCTTTTCACGGTGAAAGAACCGAGAGAAATATTAAAACTGAATGTAAATACCGCCTCCGCCTCCGACATTGCCACGATACCGGGAATTTCCTTCGACTTGGCAAAGAAAATTTGGGAATATAGAACCCTCCGAGAAAAAATTACTGACTTTCAGGAACTCGAAAAAATTGAAGGAATGAGTGAAAGTAAGTTACGGCTAATTCAGTTATATTTGTCGATTGAGAAAAGTGTAAAATAA